The Athene noctua chromosome 26, bAthNoc1.hap1.1, whole genome shotgun sequence genome has a window encoding:
- the MPZL2 gene encoding myelin protein zero-like protein 2 isoform X1: MQGPDVLGAVLLLGVQLRALWPAAAVEVHTSREVDAVNGTNLRLKCTFSSSSPISQHLSVTWNFQPEDLSSHEPVFYYLKEPYKLSAGRFKERVTWDGNIERNDVSIIIWNLQPTDNGTFTCQVKNPPDVDGTIGEVRLRVVQKVHFSEIHFLAVAIGSACVLMIIVVTVVIICRHHRKKVQVKRIEVADTELREKENLKIREEKEASSLED; the protein is encoded by the exons CACTGTGGCCTGCGGCAGCCGTGGAAGTTCACACTTCCAGGGAGGTGGATGCTGTGAACGGCACTAACCTGCGGCTAAAATGCACCTTTTCCAGCAGCAGCCCTATTAGCCAGCACCTATCAGTGACTTGGAACTTCCAGCCCGAGGACCTGAGCTCTCATGAGCCG GTATTTTATTATCTGAAGGAGCCCTACAAGCTGTCTGCTGGACGGTTTAAAGAGCGAGTCACCTGGGATGGGAATATTGAGCGTAATGATGTTTCCATCATTATCTGGAATTTGCAGCCCACTGACAACGGGACGTTCACCTGCCAGGTGAAGAACCCACCAGATGTTGATGGCACAATTGGTGAAGTGCGACTCAGAGTTGTGCAGAAAG TGCATTTTTCAGAAATCCATTTCCTGGCAGTGGCCATTGGGTCTGCTTGTGTTCTGATGATCATTGTGGTGACAGTTGTGATTATCTGTCGACACCATCGGAAGAAAGTGCAAGTGAAGAGGATCGAGGTGGCAGACACTGAACT TAGAGAAAAGGAGAATCTGAAGAttagagaagaaaaggaagcCAGTTCATTAGAAGACTAG
- the MPZL2 gene encoding myelin protein zero-like protein 2 isoform X2 has product MQGPDVLGAVLLLGVQLRALWPAAAVEVHTSREVDAVNGTNLRLKCTFSSSSPISQHLSVTWNFQPEDLSSHEPVFYYLKEPYKLSAGRFKERVTWDGNIERNDVSIIIWNLQPTDNGTFTCQVKNPPDVDGTIGEVRLRVVQKVHFSEIHFLAVAIGSACVLMIIVVTVVIICRHHRKKVQVKRIEVADTELEKENLKIREEKEASSLED; this is encoded by the exons CACTGTGGCCTGCGGCAGCCGTGGAAGTTCACACTTCCAGGGAGGTGGATGCTGTGAACGGCACTAACCTGCGGCTAAAATGCACCTTTTCCAGCAGCAGCCCTATTAGCCAGCACCTATCAGTGACTTGGAACTTCCAGCCCGAGGACCTGAGCTCTCATGAGCCG GTATTTTATTATCTGAAGGAGCCCTACAAGCTGTCTGCTGGACGGTTTAAAGAGCGAGTCACCTGGGATGGGAATATTGAGCGTAATGATGTTTCCATCATTATCTGGAATTTGCAGCCCACTGACAACGGGACGTTCACCTGCCAGGTGAAGAACCCACCAGATGTTGATGGCACAATTGGTGAAGTGCGACTCAGAGTTGTGCAGAAAG TGCATTTTTCAGAAATCCATTTCCTGGCAGTGGCCATTGGGTCTGCTTGTGTTCTGATGATCATTGTGGTGACAGTTGTGATTATCTGTCGACACCATCGGAAGAAAGTGCAAGTGAAGAGGATCGAGGTGGCAGACACTGAACT AGAAAAGGAGAATCTGAAGAttagagaagaaaaggaagcCAGTTCATTAGAAGACTAG